DNA from Leptospira mayottensis 200901116:
GAAGAAATGAATAAACTCTTCTACTTCACCTTCGAGTTCTTCGATCTCATTGCTATTGAACTGCAATAATGAAACCCTTCCATCCTCGCTATAATCTGCTCCGGCTTTAAATATGCTTCCACCAATTCTGGATCTTCCCATTACTTCATAATAATTCTCATCACCTTCAAGTAGCTCCTCGAACACTTTAAAAGAAATGGCTCTTTCGGTTAATGGGTATGTAATTTCAACATCGAGATGCTGGGAATCTGATGAAATTAAAGATTTTGTATCTTTTGAAAAAAGAACAGTGCCGTACTCGGTTGTATCATCAAGTTGACAAAAAAAATATAAAATTCCTTCTGATGCTATTTCATTATCAAATTCACCGAGATTCAATTGACATAAAAAAGGAATGTCATAGCCGTTTGCATTTTTAGGATAAGGTAAGCTCTCAGGCAAATCTGGCTTTCCTCCTAATTTTGATTTCCCCAATTTTCGTTCGCTTACCGGATCAAAATTCAGACCAATTGCATTCATTTTTTATTTTCCTAATAATGGAGTTTAGAATTCATTAATGTTGTAAGGAACTTCAAATCTTATACAATTTGGCTTTAGAGCTTCTATTTTTTCTTTAGCAGCTTTGTTGAAATATACCGTCGTACTTCTGTCCGCGTGGAAACATATTACTTCCTTTTGTAAAGGGAATTTTAATTGCTCAGAGCATTTAAAAAGCCAAAAATTAAAATTTCTTTTGGTAGGTTTATGATTTAAAATAACAGGTAACGCTTTAAAATCTTGAAACCCAA
Protein-coding regions in this window:
- a CDS encoding DUF1963 domain-containing protein, which encodes MNAIGLNFDPVSERKLGKSKLGGKPDLPESLPYPKNANGYDIPFLCQLNLGEFDNEIASEGILYFFCQLDDTTEYGTVLFSKDTKSLISSDSQHLDVEITYPLTERAISFKVFEELLEGDENYYEVMGRSRIGGSIFKAGADYSEDGRVSLLQFNSNEIEELEGEVEEFIHFFIDLIDLISLNFANVFVTSQH